One Leifsonia shinshuensis DNA window includes the following coding sequences:
- a CDS encoding MFS transporter: MDDDADPAPAVVARPREVLRQKAFALFWSASTVRAFGSAISGVAFNVLIVSVLHASAVQISVLSALSVVPYLFLGLIVGALMDRRRRQRTLVLTSVGRAIALAAIPVLILTGTLGFWSVAIVTLVLGVLVLFADSAAQPLLPRLVSRDSLIMANARLGQSETVAGTAGPAVGGALLTLLGAPLLFAFDAVLTAVSAVLQSRIRVDEPPPAPREPGRHIGHDIADGMRYTYRHRTLRPLALSIHTWFLGNSIVTTVFAVFALRQLQLQPWEYGLALAFGGLGGFLGALIAPRLGTSLGAGRAIFLARALVVVPWLALAAVPLSPADDGVALVAFVSAAQFVYCLAMGVEDPNDTGYRQSVAPDAIQGRMNSTIRTVNRVVFFVGALLAGLLATLLGYRLTIGIGAIVFFLAALIVLFSPLFVARHGEQL, translated from the coding sequence GTGGACGACGACGCCGACCCTGCGCCCGCTGTCGTCGCACGTCCACGGGAAGTCCTGCGTCAGAAGGCGTTCGCGCTGTTCTGGAGCGCGAGCACCGTCCGTGCGTTCGGGAGCGCGATCTCCGGTGTCGCCTTCAACGTCCTGATCGTCTCCGTCCTGCACGCGTCGGCCGTGCAGATCAGCGTCCTGAGCGCACTGAGCGTCGTTCCGTATCTGTTCCTCGGGCTGATCGTCGGCGCGCTCATGGATCGCCGGCGGCGTCAGCGCACGCTCGTCCTCACCAGCGTCGGCCGCGCGATCGCGCTGGCGGCGATCCCCGTCCTGATCCTGACCGGCACACTCGGCTTCTGGTCGGTCGCCATCGTCACGCTCGTGCTCGGTGTCCTCGTCCTGTTCGCGGACTCGGCCGCTCAGCCGCTGCTCCCCCGGCTGGTGTCCCGAGATTCCCTCATCATGGCCAACGCCCGGCTCGGGCAGAGCGAGACCGTGGCCGGGACCGCCGGGCCGGCGGTCGGCGGCGCGCTGCTGACCCTACTCGGAGCGCCGCTGCTGTTCGCCTTCGACGCCGTCCTCACCGCCGTCTCGGCCGTATTGCAGTCCCGGATCCGGGTGGACGAGCCGCCACCCGCCCCGCGCGAACCCGGTCGTCATATCGGCCACGACATCGCCGACGGGATGCGATACACCTACCGGCACCGCACGCTGCGTCCACTGGCGCTCTCGATCCACACCTGGTTCCTCGGCAACAGCATCGTCACGACGGTGTTCGCCGTGTTCGCCCTCCGTCAGCTCCAGCTCCAGCCCTGGGAGTACGGGCTCGCCCTAGCGTTCGGCGGCCTCGGCGGGTTCCTGGGCGCGCTCATCGCACCGCGGCTCGGCACGTCGCTCGGGGCGGGACGCGCGATCTTCCTCGCCCGCGCCCTCGTCGTCGTGCCGTGGCTCGCGCTGGCCGCGGTGCCGCTGAGCCCGGCCGACGACGGTGTCGCACTCGTGGCGTTCGTCTCCGCGGCGCAGTTCGTCTACTGCCTCGCGATGGGCGTCGAGGATCCGAACGACACGGGCTACCGGCAGTCGGTCGCGCCCGACGCCATCCAGGGACGGATGAACTCGACCATCCGGACCGTCAACCGCGTCGTCTTCTTCGTCGGCGCCCTCCTGGCCGGACTCCTCGCTACGCTCCTCGGCTACCGCCTCACCATCGGAATCGGTGCGATCGTCTTCTTCCTCGCGGCGCTCATCGTCCTCTTCTCCCCGTTGTTCGTCGCGCGGCACGGCGAGCAGTTGTAG
- a CDS encoding flavodoxin family protein codes for MSSSGTDFSDLRALFINTTLTRSPGRSHTQSLVDVSASIMADQGVQVDQFRAVDHPIATGVYPDMREHGWEVDAWPELFPRVLAADILVIAGPIWLGDNSSETKKIIERLYAHSGELNEKGQWLYYGRTGGCLITGNEDGIKHCASNVLYSLQHIGYSIPPQADAGWIGEAGPGPSYGDDAGDGRRVGFDNDFTNRNTTFLTWNLLHLARLLKDAGGFPNYGNQRREWDAGTRFDFPNPEYRS; via the coding sequence ATGAGCTCCTCCGGCACCGACTTCAGCGACCTGCGCGCGCTCTTCATCAACACGACGCTGACCCGGAGCCCCGGACGCAGCCACACGCAGTCGCTGGTCGACGTGAGCGCGTCGATCATGGCCGATCAGGGCGTGCAGGTCGACCAGTTCCGGGCCGTCGACCACCCGATCGCCACGGGCGTCTACCCCGACATGCGCGAGCACGGCTGGGAGGTGGATGCCTGGCCCGAGCTGTTCCCGCGGGTGCTCGCCGCCGACATCCTCGTGATCGCCGGCCCGATCTGGCTCGGCGACAACAGCAGCGAGACCAAGAAGATCATCGAGCGCCTCTACGCGCACTCCGGCGAGCTGAACGAGAAGGGCCAGTGGCTCTACTACGGCCGGACGGGCGGCTGCCTCATCACCGGCAACGAGGACGGCATCAAGCACTGCGCGTCCAATGTCCTGTACAGCCTGCAGCACATCGGCTACTCCATCCCTCCGCAGGCGGACGCCGGCTGGATCGGCGAGGCCGGCCCCGGACCCAGCTACGGCGACGACGCCGGCGACGGCCGGCGCGTCGGGTTCGACAACGACTTCACCAACCGGAACACGACATTCCTCACCTGGAACCTCCTCCACCTGGCCCGGCTGCTGAAGGACGCCGGCGGATTCCCCAACTACGGCAACCAGCGCCGGGAGTGGGACGCCGGAACGCGCTTCGACTTCCCGAATCCGGAGTATCGCTCATGA
- a CDS encoding ATP-binding cassette domain-containing protein has translation MTTATSAATDAGGPERADSHDVIRVRGARENNLKDVSVELPKRRLTVFTGVSGSGKSSLVFGTIAAESQRLINETYSAFVQGFMPSLARPDVDVLEGLTTAILVDQERMGANARSTVGTVTDANAMLRILFSRLGQPHIGSPQAFSFNIPTVRGAGSIAIEGKGTVKRSFEQTGGMCPRCEGMGTASEIDLTQLYDESKSLSGGAITVPGYTADGWSVRMFSESGFFDAAKPIRDYSETELHDFLYKEPVKVKINGINLTYEGLVPRVQKSMLSKDVDAMQPHIRAFVERAVTFAPCPECGGTRLNEGARSSLIEGVSIADVCAMQLSDLAAWVRGLDEPSVAPLLANLQGTLDSFVDIGLGYLSLDRPSGTLSGGEAQRTKMIRHLGSSLTDITYVFDEPSVGLHPHDMRRMNELLVQLRDKGNTVLVVEHKPEMIVIADHVVDLGPRAGTAGGEIVYEGTIEGLRGSGTLTGRHLDDRAAVKDAVRTPSGVLEVRGATSHNLQDVDVDIPLGVLVVVTGVAGSGKSSLIHGSVSPRENVVSVDQGAIRGSRRSNPATYTGLLEPIRKAFAKANGVKPALFSANSEGACPNCNGAGVIYTDLGVMAGVSTVCEVCEGKRFDASVLEYRFGGLDISEVLALSVEDAETFFASGESRIPAAHAILQRLTDVGLGYLTIGQPLTTLSGGERQRLKLATHMAEKGGVYVLDEPTTGLHLADVEQLLGLLDRLVDSGKSVIVIEHHQAVMAHADWIVDLGPGAGHDGGRVVFEGTPADLVASRATLTGQHLAEYVGG, from the coding sequence ATGACCACGGCGACCAGCGCAGCCACCGACGCGGGCGGACCGGAGCGGGCGGACAGCCACGACGTGATCCGCGTCCGCGGAGCGCGGGAGAACAACCTCAAGGACGTCAGCGTCGAGCTCCCGAAGCGCCGGCTGACGGTGTTCACGGGGGTGTCCGGGTCGGGCAAGAGCTCGCTCGTCTTCGGGACCATCGCCGCGGAGTCGCAGCGGCTCATCAACGAGACCTACAGCGCGTTCGTGCAGGGCTTCATGCCGTCGCTCGCGCGCCCCGACGTGGATGTGCTCGAAGGGCTGACCACCGCGATCCTGGTCGACCAGGAGCGGATGGGCGCCAACGCGCGGTCCACGGTCGGCACGGTCACCGACGCCAACGCCATGCTGCGCATCCTGTTCAGCCGGCTCGGGCAGCCGCACATCGGATCGCCGCAGGCCTTCTCGTTCAACATCCCGACCGTCCGCGGCGCCGGCTCCATCGCGATCGAGGGCAAGGGCACCGTGAAGCGCAGCTTCGAGCAGACCGGCGGGATGTGCCCGCGCTGCGAAGGGATGGGCACCGCCTCCGAGATCGACCTCACGCAGCTCTACGACGAGTCGAAGTCGCTGTCCGGCGGGGCGATCACCGTCCCCGGCTACACGGCCGACGGCTGGTCGGTGCGGATGTTCAGCGAGTCGGGCTTTTTCGACGCGGCCAAGCCGATCCGGGACTACTCGGAGACCGAGCTGCACGACTTCCTCTACAAGGAGCCGGTGAAGGTCAAGATCAACGGCATCAACCTCACCTACGAGGGCCTGGTGCCGCGCGTCCAGAAGTCGATGCTGTCGAAGGACGTGGACGCGATGCAGCCGCACATCCGCGCATTCGTGGAGCGCGCCGTCACGTTCGCGCCGTGCCCGGAGTGCGGCGGGACGCGGCTCAACGAGGGCGCGCGTTCGTCGCTCATCGAGGGCGTGAGCATCGCCGACGTCTGCGCGATGCAGCTCAGCGACCTCGCCGCCTGGGTCCGCGGGCTGGACGAGCCGTCCGTGGCGCCGCTGCTGGCGAACCTGCAGGGCACGCTCGACTCGTTCGTGGACATCGGCCTCGGCTACCTGTCCCTCGACCGGCCCTCCGGCACGCTGTCCGGCGGCGAGGCGCAGCGCACCAAGATGATCCGGCATCTGGGGTCGTCGCTCACCGACATCACCTACGTCTTCGACGAACCCTCCGTCGGCCTCCACCCGCACGACATGCGCCGCATGAACGAGCTGCTCGTGCAGCTGCGCGACAAGGGCAACACGGTGCTGGTGGTCGAGCACAAGCCGGAGATGATCGTCATCGCCGACCATGTGGTCGACCTCGGGCCGCGCGCCGGCACCGCTGGGGGAGAGATCGTCTACGAGGGGACGATCGAGGGACTGCGGGGGAGCGGCACGCTCACCGGGCGGCACCTGGACGACCGGGCCGCCGTCAAGGACGCGGTGCGCACACCGTCCGGGGTGCTGGAGGTGCGCGGTGCGACGTCGCACAACCTCCAGGACGTGGACGTCGACATCCCGCTCGGCGTGCTCGTCGTGGTCACCGGCGTGGCAGGCTCGGGCAAGAGCTCGCTCATCCACGGCTCGGTGTCGCCGCGCGAGAACGTCGTGTCCGTCGACCAGGGCGCGATCCGCGGTTCGCGGCGCAGCAACCCGGCGACCTACACCGGGCTGCTGGAGCCGATCCGCAAGGCGTTCGCCAAGGCCAACGGCGTCAAGCCCGCGCTGTTCAGCGCGAACTCGGAGGGCGCCTGCCCGAACTGCAACGGCGCCGGCGTCATCTACACCGACCTCGGCGTCATGGCGGGCGTCTCGACGGTGTGCGAGGTCTGCGAGGGCAAACGGTTCGACGCGTCGGTGCTGGAGTACCGGTTCGGCGGGCTGGACATCAGCGAGGTGCTGGCGCTGTCCGTGGAGGACGCCGAGACGTTCTTCGCGAGCGGCGAATCGCGCATCCCGGCCGCCCACGCCATCCTGCAGCGCCTGACCGACGTCGGCCTCGGCTACCTGACCATCGGCCAGCCGCTCACGACGCTGTCCGGCGGGGAGCGCCAGCGGCTGAAGCTGGCGACGCACATGGCGGAGAAGGGAGGCGTCTACGTGCTGGACGAGCCGACCACCGGCCTGCACCTGGCCGACGTCGAGCAGCTGCTCGGCCTCCTGGACCGCCTGGTCGACTCCGGCAAGTCGGTCATCGTCATCGAGCACCATCAGGCCGTCATGGCGCACGCCGATTGGATCGTCGACCTCGGCCCGGGCGCCGGCCACGACGGCGGCCGCGTCGTGTTCGAGGGCACTCCGGCCGACCTGGTCGCGTCGCGCGCGACCCTGACGGGGCAGCACCTGGCGGAGTACGTCGGGGGTTGA
- a CDS encoding HdeD family acid-resistance protein, whose translation MSSPDPLDSVVRDLSLDASEMTRSAINGIRAVLGVSGAVAVILGVVLLFWPAKTIAVLAVFLGIYFLIAGIMRLAMGIFARGIGGGIRTLNIILGILLVFLAIVTLKNVSTAATVLVIFALAFIGVGWIIEGVMALVEAGRSRSAGWAIAYGILSIIAGLVVLFLPASSAVFLILFAAIALIVLGIIGIVRAFTFGREVLKTTTAPAAPAAA comes from the coding sequence ATGTCCTCTCCCGATCCTCTCGACTCCGTCGTCCGCGACCTCTCCCTGGACGCCTCGGAGATGACGCGCTCGGCCATCAACGGCATCCGCGCTGTGCTGGGAGTCAGCGGCGCCGTCGCTGTGATCCTCGGCGTGGTGCTGCTGTTCTGGCCGGCCAAGACGATCGCCGTGCTGGCGGTCTTCCTCGGCATCTACTTCCTCATCGCCGGGATCATGCGGCTCGCCATGGGGATCTTCGCCCGCGGCATCGGCGGCGGCATCCGGACGCTGAACATCATCCTCGGCATCCTGCTGGTGTTCCTCGCCATCGTGACGCTGAAGAACGTCTCGACGGCGGCCACCGTCCTGGTGATCTTCGCCCTGGCATTCATCGGCGTCGGCTGGATCATCGAGGGCGTGATGGCGCTCGTGGAGGCCGGGCGCTCCCGGTCGGCCGGCTGGGCGATCGCCTACGGCATCCTGAGCATCATCGCGGGTCTCGTGGTGCTCTTCCTGCCGGCGTCGTCGGCGGTGTTCCTGATCCTGTTCGCCGCGATCGCGCTGATCGTGCTGGGCATCATCGGGATCGTCCGCGCGTTCACGTTCGGCCGCGAGGTGCTCAAGACGACGACGGCGCCCGCCGCTCCCGCCGCCGCCTAG
- a CDS encoding S9 family peptidase has protein sequence MRPADLELLTGVSRPTVHPAGGRAVVSVTHPSLAADATIGQLWNMPLSGHAAPRRLTRGFRDSAPQFSPDGRLIAFLRGGPKSPSQLHVVDAAGGEPVVVTDRKLGVTEFAWSPDGRSLAFVSRDPEQGRYGTVDGIEPNGERARRIDTLKYQANGLGYITDRRSHVYLVTAPDVWAEPAVSPIAEADGSTRPAPAVATPRALTGGDWDDSTIAFSPDGSTLAFVSARHESRDDDLRSNVFVVPVDGGREPSDATGRHGDFSIVAVAYGLNGALYFSAQDVGESGRDFVAKNTALYVIDHPGAAPRLLTDPESVDLTESDIVAFRDDSVLVSDRRRGVLTLTEVDADGSARRLTDDLTVVSGVGAAGGTVVASVSDAGTAGDVAVLDGDGIRKLTDFSRELRASGVIPPRELTVTGRDGYPIHGWVVAPEGPGPHPVLLNIHGGPFAAYTAALFDEAQVYAAAGYAVVMSNPRGSAGYGQDHGRVIRQRMGTVDLADVLDFLDGAIAATPGLDAERVGVMGGSYGGYLTAWTIAHDHRFAAAIVERGYLDPAAFIGTSDIGSFFSDEYTGTDPSGIAAQSPQAVVDRVRTPTLVLHSSSDLRCPLGQAERYYAALKRGGVEAELVIFPGEDHELSRSGRPRHRRERFEIILDWWDRHLPVERR, from the coding sequence ATGAGGCCCGCCGACCTGGAGCTCCTGACCGGGGTCTCCCGTCCCACCGTGCACCCGGCAGGCGGCCGCGCGGTCGTCTCGGTCACGCATCCCTCCCTCGCCGCCGACGCCACGATCGGTCAGCTCTGGAACATGCCGCTGTCCGGGCACGCGGCGCCGCGCAGGCTCACGCGCGGGTTCCGCGACTCCGCGCCGCAGTTCTCGCCAGACGGCCGGCTGATCGCGTTCCTGCGAGGCGGTCCGAAGTCGCCGTCACAGCTGCACGTCGTGGACGCCGCCGGCGGCGAGCCGGTCGTCGTCACCGACCGCAAGCTCGGGGTGACCGAGTTCGCCTGGTCGCCGGACGGGCGCTCGCTGGCCTTCGTCAGCCGGGACCCGGAGCAGGGCAGGTACGGCACGGTGGACGGCATCGAGCCGAACGGGGAGCGGGCCCGGCGGATCGACACTCTGAAATATCAGGCCAACGGACTCGGCTACATCACCGACCGGCGCTCGCACGTCTACCTCGTGACGGCGCCGGACGTCTGGGCCGAGCCTGCCGTGTCGCCGATCGCGGAGGCCGACGGCTCGACCCGTCCGGCGCCGGCTGTCGCGACGCCGCGCGCGCTGACCGGCGGGGACTGGGACGACTCGACCATCGCGTTCTCGCCGGACGGGTCGACGCTCGCGTTCGTGTCGGCGCGGCACGAAAGCCGCGACGACGACCTGCGCTCGAACGTGTTCGTGGTGCCCGTCGACGGCGGCAGGGAGCCGTCCGACGCGACGGGGAGGCACGGGGACTTCTCGATCGTCGCCGTCGCCTACGGACTGAACGGCGCACTCTACTTCAGCGCGCAGGACGTGGGGGAGAGCGGCCGGGACTTCGTGGCGAAGAACACGGCGCTCTACGTCATCGACCACCCGGGCGCCGCACCGCGCCTCCTGACCGACCCGGAGTCGGTGGACCTGACCGAGTCGGACATCGTCGCCTTCCGCGACGACAGCGTGCTGGTGTCCGACCGCCGCCGCGGCGTGCTCACGCTCACCGAGGTCGACGCGGACGGCTCGGCACGCCGGCTGACCGACGACCTGACCGTGGTGAGCGGCGTCGGCGCCGCGGGCGGGACGGTCGTGGCGAGCGTGTCGGACGCCGGCACCGCGGGCGACGTCGCCGTGCTCGACGGCGACGGCATCCGGAAGCTGACCGACTTCTCCCGCGAGCTCCGTGCGTCGGGCGTGATCCCTCCGCGCGAGCTCACCGTGACGGGCCGCGACGGCTATCCGATCCACGGCTGGGTCGTGGCGCCGGAGGGCCCCGGCCCGCATCCCGTCCTCCTCAACATCCACGGCGGGCCGTTCGCCGCCTACACCGCAGCGCTCTTCGACGAGGCGCAGGTCTATGCCGCGGCGGGCTACGCCGTGGTGATGTCGAACCCGCGCGGTTCGGCCGGCTACGGCCAGGACCACGGCCGCGTGATCCGGCAGCGGATGGGCACCGTCGACCTGGCGGACGTGCTGGACTTCCTGGACGGCGCGATCGCCGCGACCCCCGGCCTAGACGCCGAGCGCGTCGGCGTGATGGGCGGCTCCTACGGCGGCTACCTGACCGCCTGGACGATCGCGCACGACCACCGCTTCGCCGCGGCGATCGTGGAGCGCGGCTACCTCGACCCGGCCGCGTTCATCGGCACGAGCGACATCGGCAGCTTCTTCAGCGACGAGTACACCGGCACCGACCCGTCCGGGATCGCGGCGCAGAGCCCGCAGGCCGTGGTCGACCGCGTGCGGACGCCCACGCTGGTGCTGCACTCGTCCAGCGACCTGCGCTGCCCGCTCGGGCAGGCGGAGCGCTACTACGCGGCGCTCAAGCGAGGCGGCGTCGAGGCGGAGCTCGTGATCTTCCCCGGGGAGGACCACGAGCTGAGCCGCAGCGGACGCCCGCGGCACCGCCGCGAGCGGTTCGAGATCATCCTGGACTGGTGGGACCGGCACCTGCCGGTCGAGCGCCGCTAG
- a CDS encoding SDR family oxidoreductase, protein MSNASASASPLAQGSLTGKRALVTGSSRGIGADTVQYLADAGAAVAINYRNKEARAVKLADAIREQGGSAITVGADLTDPASVAALFETVSAEWGGLDILVLNASGGMESGMAEDYAMQLNRDAQVNVLTSALPLMAAGSRVVFVTSHQAHFIRSTPTMPEYEAVALSKRAGEDALRALLPELEAKGVEFVVVSGDMIEGTITATLLNRLNPGAIDARKEAAGRLYNVGEFAAEVASAVVDPVPADHTRLVGDVSSFEPISE, encoded by the coding sequence GTGTCCAACGCTTCCGCGTCCGCCAGCCCGCTCGCGCAGGGCAGCCTCACCGGCAAACGCGCCCTCGTCACCGGTTCGTCGCGCGGCATCGGCGCCGACACCGTGCAGTACCTGGCCGACGCCGGCGCCGCCGTCGCGATCAACTACCGCAACAAGGAGGCGCGCGCGGTCAAGCTCGCCGACGCGATCCGCGAGCAGGGCGGCTCGGCGATCACCGTGGGCGCGGACCTCACCGACCCCGCCTCGGTGGCGGCGCTCTTCGAGACCGTCTCGGCGGAGTGGGGCGGCCTGGACATCCTGGTCCTGAACGCCTCCGGCGGGATGGAGTCCGGCATGGCGGAGGACTACGCCATGCAGCTCAACCGCGACGCCCAGGTGAACGTGCTGACCTCGGCGCTGCCGCTGATGGCGGCGGGCTCGCGCGTGGTGTTCGTCACGAGCCACCAGGCGCACTTCATCCGCTCCACGCCGACGATGCCCGAGTACGAGGCCGTCGCGCTCAGCAAGCGGGCGGGGGAGGACGCGCTGCGGGCGCTGCTCCCGGAGCTCGAGGCGAAGGGCGTCGAGTTCGTCGTGGTCTCCGGCGACATGATCGAGGGCACCATCACCGCGACGCTGCTCAACCGGCTGAACCCGGGCGCGATCGACGCCCGCAAGGAGGCCGCCGGCCGCCTCTACAACGTCGGCGAGTTCGCCGCCGAGGTCGCCTCCGCCGTGGTCGACCCGGTGCCGGCCGACCACACCCGCCTCGTCGGGGACGTCTCCAGCTTCGAGCCGATCAGCGAATGA
- a CDS encoding NfeD family protein: MDITSFAWIAWLVLILVFVIIEMLTLDFVFLMIAIGSLGGLIAGLLGAPWWLQLIIAAALSVILVFFIRPPLLHRLKRGGDPAKSNVDALIGMNGVVVSTVSRTAGLVKLSVGETWTARLSPGQSRPVELVPGEHVIVLSIEGATAVVAPSPVSAGAGDLTERSIT; the protein is encoded by the coding sequence GTGGACATCACCTCCTTCGCCTGGATCGCCTGGCTCGTCCTCATCCTCGTGTTCGTGATCATCGAGATGCTGACGCTGGACTTCGTCTTCCTCATGATCGCGATCGGCAGTCTCGGCGGGCTGATCGCCGGGCTGCTCGGCGCCCCGTGGTGGCTACAGCTGATCATCGCGGCCGCGCTCTCGGTCATCCTGGTCTTCTTCATCCGGCCGCCGCTCCTGCACAGGCTCAAGCGCGGCGGCGACCCCGCCAAGAGCAACGTGGACGCGCTGATCGGGATGAACGGCGTCGTCGTCTCGACCGTCTCGCGCACCGCTGGACTGGTCAAGCTGTCCGTCGGGGAGACCTGGACCGCGCGGCTCTCGCCCGGCCAGTCCCGCCCCGTCGAACTGGTGCCGGGCGAGCACGTCATCGTCCTGAGCATCGAGGGCGCGACGGCCGTCGTCGCCCCGTCACCGGTGTCGGCGGGAGCCGGCGACCTCACCGAGAGGAGCATCACGTGA
- a CDS encoding SPFH domain-containing protein: MTDVTQLVVTIVVSIIVLVIAIFVLVTLFRAIRIIPQARAGVVERLGRYHKTLTPGLNVVVPFIDKVRPLIDLREQVVSFPPQPVITEDNLVVSIDTVVYFQVTDARAATYEIANYLGAVEQLTTTTLRNVVGGLNLEAALTSRDNINGQLRLVLDEATGKWGIRVSRVELKAIDPPVSIQDSMEKQMRAERDRRALILTAEGTKQSEILNAEGLRQAAILKAEGDAKAAVLRAEGEAKAITTVFGAIHEGKPDNLLLAYQYLQTLPKLAEGSANKLWVIPSELTEALKGIGQAFGPKGADAAGLGVVPAGTQAPPSVEAAGAASSTPPPAPPA, from the coding sequence GTGACCGACGTCACCCAGCTCGTCGTGACCATCGTCGTCTCGATCATCGTCCTGGTGATCGCGATCTTCGTGCTGGTCACGCTCTTCCGCGCCATCCGGATCATCCCGCAGGCGCGGGCCGGGGTCGTGGAGCGCCTGGGCCGGTACCACAAGACGCTCACCCCCGGCCTCAACGTCGTCGTGCCGTTCATCGACAAGGTCCGGCCGCTGATCGACCTCCGCGAGCAGGTCGTCTCCTTCCCGCCGCAGCCGGTGATCACCGAGGACAACCTGGTCGTCTCGATCGACACGGTCGTCTACTTCCAGGTCACCGACGCCCGCGCCGCGACCTACGAGATCGCCAACTACCTCGGCGCGGTCGAGCAGCTCACCACGACCACCCTCCGCAACGTGGTCGGCGGCCTGAACCTCGAGGCCGCGCTGACCTCCCGCGACAACATCAACGGCCAGCTGCGCCTGGTGCTGGACGAGGCCACCGGCAAGTGGGGCATCCGAGTATCGCGCGTCGAGCTGAAGGCGATCGACCCGCCCGTGTCCATCCAGGACTCGATGGAGAAGCAGATGCGCGCCGAGCGCGACCGTCGTGCGCTGATCCTGACAGCCGAGGGCACGAAGCAGTCCGAGATCCTGAACGCCGAGGGCCTGCGGCAGGCCGCGATCCTCAAGGCGGAGGGCGACGCCAAGGCCGCCGTGCTCCGCGCCGAGGGCGAGGCGAAGGCGATCACGACCGTCTTCGGCGCCATCCACGAGGGGAAGCCGGACAACCTGCTGCTGGCCTACCAGTACCTGCAGACGCTGCCGAAGCTCGCCGAAGGCTCCGCGAACAAGCTCTGGGTCATCCCGAGCGAGCTCACGGAGGCGCTGAAGGGCATCGGCCAGGCGTTCGGGCCGAAGGGCGCGGACGCGGCCGGGCTCGGCGTGGTCCCGGCCGGCACACAGGCCCCGCCGTCGGTGGAGGCGGCAGGCGCGGCGAGCTCGACTCCTCCGCCCGCTCCCCCGGCGTGA
- a CDS encoding glycerophosphodiester phosphodiesterase family protein: protein MTFLDGPRPRIIAHRGLALNAPENTLLAFLKALSAGATHLETDVHGTADGEAVVSHDPDLTRVAGRDLRVEQLTLAELRRIPLGDGQSFCSLAEALDAFPEARFNIDIKDERAAAPAAAAIVKARAADRVLLTSFSAARRKAATAALPEVAVSPSVTEFVPALVGAKSGLRPLTRRALRGFAAVQIPERRGPVRLVTARTVRAIQAAGAEVHVWTVDDVAEMKRLLDLGVDAIVTNRCDLMKALVDPQN, encoded by the coding sequence GTGACCTTCCTCGACGGGCCGCGGCCGCGGATCATCGCGCACCGCGGCCTGGCCCTCAACGCGCCGGAGAACACCCTCCTCGCCTTCTTGAAGGCGCTGAGCGCCGGCGCCACTCATCTGGAGACGGACGTGCACGGCACCGCCGACGGCGAGGCCGTGGTCAGTCACGATCCCGACCTCACCCGGGTGGCCGGCCGCGACCTGCGCGTGGAACAGCTGACCCTGGCCGAGCTGCGGCGCATCCCGCTCGGCGACGGCCAGTCGTTCTGCTCGCTCGCGGAGGCGCTGGACGCCTTCCCGGAGGCGCGCTTCAACATCGACATCAAGGACGAGCGCGCCGCGGCCCCGGCCGCCGCTGCGATCGTGAAGGCGCGCGCGGCCGACCGCGTCCTGCTCACGAGCTTCTCGGCGGCACGCCGGAAGGCCGCGACAGCCGCCCTCCCCGAGGTCGCCGTGTCGCCCTCCGTGACGGAGTTCGTGCCGGCGCTGGTCGGGGCGAAGTCTGGCCTCCGCCCGCTCACCCGGCGCGCGCTGCGCGGGTTCGCCGCGGTGCAGATCCCCGAGCGCCGCGGTCCGGTCCGACTGGTCACGGCGCGCACGGTGCGCGCCATCCAGGCCGCGGGAGCCGAGGTGCACGTGTGGACGGTGGACGACGTCGCCGAGATGAAGCGCCTACTGGACCTGGGAGTCGACGCCATCGTCACCAACCGCTGCGACCTCATGAAAGCCCTGGTCGACCCGCAGAACTGA
- a CDS encoding RNA polymerase-binding protein RbpA, with product MADRSLRGMRLGAQSLQSEEGVVYSPRSRYTYLCPDCGKETEMVFSAEAEPPSAWECKHCGHEARLLVDDKPVEIDHSDVKTPRSHWDMLLERRTRAELEELLEERLQYLRARRGTTEHKHTA from the coding sequence ATGGCAGATCGCAGTTTGCGCGGAATGAGGCTTGGCGCCCAGAGCTTACAAAGCGAAGAAGGCGTCGTCTACTCTCCGCGTTCCCGTTACACCTACCTGTGCCCCGACTGCGGCAAGGAGACCGAAATGGTCTTCTCCGCCGAGGCCGAGCCTCCCAGTGCCTGGGAGTGCAAGCACTGCGGCCACGAGGCCCGCTTGCTGGTCGACGACAAGCCCGTCGAGATCGACCACTCGGACGTCAAGACGCCGCGCAGCCACTGGGACATGCTCTTGGAGCGTCGCACCCGCGCCGAGCTCGAAGAGCTCCTCGAGGAGCGGCTGCAGTACCTGCGCGCACGCCGCGGGACGACCGAGCACAAGCACACCGCCTGA